In Heliomicrobium gestii, a single genomic region encodes these proteins:
- a CDS encoding tripartite tricarboxylate transporter permease: protein MTPLIHGFADALTPVNLFFAFLGCLLGTLVGVLPGLGPTSGIAMLLPLTLILDPAPAIIMLCGIYYGAMYGGSTTAILVNIPGEVASVPTAMDGYALARQGRAGPALAIAAISSFVAGTLSLIGLTFFAPTFAGWALRFGPPEYVALMCLALSVVVNLTGRSFVKGLISALLGFLVAMVGMDPITGVSRFTFGQVDLMSGIDFISVVIGLFAVAEILSNVENPTVKVYGKKLTGLMPTWADIRETLPAMLRSTVIGFFLGLLPGCSPAVTAFVAYDAEKRLAKKPEEFGQGSLSGVAAPEGANNATTSGGFVPLFSFGIPSGPALAVLLGGFMMYGLQPGPTLFEKNADLVWAIIASMYIGNVILVVLNLPLVGIWARLVRVPYPLLAPVVLVCSFIGAYSVREKLLDVWIALFFGLLGWWMRKIDMPAAPLILTTVLAGMLETSLKQTLSMGEGSLTILLQRPISLSLLLLALGLTSLSLYGRFRNSGRGGPPAITEDG from the coding sequence CCGGTCAATTTGTTTTTCGCCTTCCTCGGCTGCCTGCTGGGGACGCTTGTCGGCGTGTTGCCGGGATTGGGTCCCACATCGGGCATCGCCATGTTGTTGCCGTTGACGCTCATCCTCGATCCCGCCCCGGCCATCATCATGCTCTGCGGGATCTACTACGGCGCCATGTACGGCGGTTCCACCACGGCTATTCTCGTCAACATCCCCGGCGAGGTCGCGTCGGTGCCCACGGCCATGGACGGATACGCCTTGGCCCGCCAGGGGCGGGCGGGCCCGGCCCTGGCCATCGCCGCCATCTCCTCCTTTGTTGCCGGTACGTTGAGCCTGATCGGCCTCACCTTTTTCGCTCCCACCTTCGCCGGTTGGGCGCTTCGCTTTGGCCCGCCCGAATACGTGGCCCTGATGTGCCTGGCCCTCAGCGTCGTTGTCAACCTGACGGGGCGTTCCTTTGTCAAAGGGCTGATCTCGGCGCTTCTCGGGTTTTTGGTGGCCATGGTCGGGATGGACCCGATCACCGGTGTTTCACGGTTTACCTTCGGCCAGGTGGACCTCATGTCTGGCATTGATTTCATCAGTGTCGTCATCGGCCTTTTCGCCGTTGCCGAAATCCTCTCCAATGTAGAAAACCCAACCGTTAAAGTGTACGGAAAAAAGCTGACGGGTCTCATGCCCACTTGGGCTGATATCCGCGAGACCCTGCCAGCGATGCTCCGTTCCACCGTCATCGGTTTTTTTCTGGGGCTGTTGCCGGGGTGCAGTCCCGCCGTGACCGCTTTTGTCGCCTATGACGCTGAAAAGCGCTTGGCCAAAAAACCGGAAGAATTCGGTCAAGGCAGCCTCTCGGGGGTGGCCGCTCCGGAAGGCGCCAACAACGCCACCACCAGCGGCGGCTTCGTTCCGCTCTTTTCCTTCGGCATTCCCTCCGGACCCGCCCTGGCGGTTCTCCTCGGCGGGTTCATGATGTACGGTTTGCAGCCGGGACCCACCCTGTTTGAAAAGAACGCCGACCTCGTCTGGGCGATCATCGCCTCCATGTACATCGGCAATGTCATCCTCGTCGTGCTCAACCTGCCCTTGGTCGGGATTTGGGCGCGCCTGGTGCGGGTTCCCTACCCCTTGCTGGCGCCGGTCGTTCTGGTCTGTTCCTTCATCGGCGCCTACAGCGTCCGCGAGAAACTGCTCGATGTCTGGATCGCCCTCTTCTTTGGTCTCCTCGGCTGGTGGATGCGCAAGATCGACATGCCTGCCGCGCCGCTCATCCTGACGACCGTTCTCGCTGGCATGCTGGAAACGTCGCTCAAACAGACTCTCAGCATGGGAGAGGGGAGTCTGACCATCCTCTTGCAGCGGCCGATCAGTCTGTCTCTGCTG